Proteins from a genomic interval of Sulfurimonas sp. HSL3-2:
- a CDS encoding DNA translocase FtsK encodes MRNAFFIIFFGILIYLGVATAIADSSVIGKLGASFALFNHKYFGYLSYLYPFLLIYPLYIQYRYPTFTTRRLEVVLASILIFFSFIILQGILVTDDLRGKFGADFVEFLSPFIGLFGVWVFWFISTSVGITIFFEKTFLEFVSPLLNRFENFKNSMDARKEAKAKKIEAQVREQIVDDKQDELKQSSFIAEELEDNDIDELDKPAYLRASNDIDDIDDAPFEIKLIKKEDLPSTDSNEKEEVEEIEKFDDFKGDESNIVSIAKKVKEQKNSAVIVDELEENAKLLESIEKGNVEKPKNFKLPSVEFLQKAPAKANTVDEAELDDKIKDLIEKLAHFNIDGDVIRTYAGPVVSTFEFKPAANVKVSKILNLQDDLAMALRAQTIRIQAPIPGKDVVGIEIPNHSVETIYLRDLIESDLFQQSKSPLTIVLGKDIVGKPFITDLKKLPHLLIAGTTGSGKSVGINSMILSLLYKNSPDQLRLLMIDPKMLEFSIYNDIPHLLTPVITKAKQAVVALNNMVSEMERRYEMMSDTRTKNIENYNDKMKKEGGKELPYIVVIIDELADLMMTSGKEVEHSIARLAQMARAAGIHLVVATQRPSVDVVTGLIKANLPSRISYRVGQKIDSKIILDQQGAESLLGRGDMLFTPPGATGLVRLHAPWSTEEEIEDIVDFIKSQREPDYDKSFLLEDSELTSKGGSGEVYEELDALYEEAKNIILAEKKTSISYLQRRLQIGYNRSANIIEQLEQNGVLSEPNSKGIREII; translated from the coding sequence TTGCGAAATGCTTTTTTTATTATTTTTTTTGGTATTTTAATCTACTTAGGCGTTGCAACAGCCATAGCTGACAGCTCTGTTATCGGTAAACTCGGTGCTAGCTTTGCACTGTTTAATCACAAATATTTTGGATACCTTTCTTACCTATATCCATTTTTACTTATTTACCCTCTTTATATACAGTATAGATACCCGACATTCACTACAAGACGTTTAGAGGTCGTACTGGCATCGATCTTGATCTTTTTTTCCTTCATCATATTGCAGGGGATCTTAGTTACAGATGATCTAAGAGGCAAGTTTGGAGCCGATTTTGTAGAGTTTTTATCTCCTTTTATAGGATTATTCGGTGTTTGGGTCTTTTGGTTCATATCGACTTCCGTCGGTATTACCATCTTTTTTGAAAAGACTTTTCTTGAGTTTGTCTCTCCTCTTTTAAATAGATTTGAAAACTTTAAAAACAGTATGGACGCGAGAAAAGAGGCGAAAGCGAAGAAGATCGAAGCTCAGGTAAGAGAACAGATCGTAGATGATAAACAAGATGAGTTAAAACAAAGTAGTTTTATTGCTGAAGAACTGGAGGATAATGATATAGATGAGCTGGATAAACCGGCATATCTAAGAGCTTCAAATGATATCGATGATATTGATGATGCACCTTTTGAGATAAAACTGATAAAAAAAGAGGATCTCCCAAGTACAGATTCCAATGAAAAGGAAGAAGTAGAGGAGATAGAAAAGTTTGACGACTTTAAAGGTGATGAGTCAAACATCGTCTCGATCGCTAAAAAAGTAAAAGAGCAGAAAAACAGTGCCGTTATCGTCGATGAACTCGAAGAGAATGCAAAACTTCTTGAAAGCATTGAAAAAGGTAATGTAGAAAAACCTAAAAACTTTAAACTTCCGTCAGTGGAGTTCTTACAAAAAGCGCCTGCAAAAGCAAATACGGTTGATGAAGCAGAACTTGATGACAAGATAAAAGACCTGATAGAAAAACTTGCGCACTTTAATATTGACGGCGATGTCATACGTACTTATGCAGGCCCTGTCGTCTCGACATTTGAGTTCAAACCTGCTGCAAACGTAAAGGTCTCTAAGATCTTAAATCTACAAGATGACCTTGCTATGGCACTGCGCGCTCAGACTATACGTATACAAGCGCCGATCCCGGGTAAAGACGTTGTAGGTATAGAGATACCAAATCACAGTGTTGAAACGATATATTTAAGAGATTTGATCGAAAGCGATCTATTTCAACAATCAAAATCACCGCTTACAATAGTTCTTGGGAAAGATATAGTAGGGAAGCCGTTTATAACAGATTTGAAAAAACTGCCGCATCTTCTTATTGCAGGAACGACGGGAAGCGGTAAGAGTGTGGGTATAAACTCCATGATACTAAGCCTCTTATACAAAAATTCACCGGATCAGCTTCGTCTTTTGATGATCGATCCTAAGATGCTGGAATTCTCTATATATAATGATATTCCGCATCTGCTTACTCCTGTCATCACAAAAGCAAAACAAGCTGTTGTAGCGCTTAACAACATGGTCTCTGAGATGGAAAGACGCTATGAGATGATGAGTGATACCAGAACAAAGAACATCGAAAACTATAACGATAAGATGAAAAAAGAGGGCGGTAAAGAACTGCCGTATATAGTAGTTATTATCGATGAGTTAGCCGATTTGATGATGACAAGCGGTAAAGAGGTAGAGCACTCGATCGCAAGGCTTGCACAGATGGCAAGAGCTGCAGGTATCCACTTGGTCGTGGCAACTCAGCGTCCTTCCGTCGATGTCGTGACAGGTCTTATCAAAGCGAACCTTCCTTCACGTATCAGTTACAGAGTAGGGCAAAAGATAGACAGTAAGATCATTTTAGACCAGCAGGGAGCAGAATCGCTTCTAGGGCGCGGTGATATGCTCTTTACTCCTCCAGGTGCTACGGGTCTTGTACGTCTGCATGCGCCGTGGAGCACGGAAGAGGAGATAGAAGATATCGTTGATTTTATCAAGTCTCAGCGTGAGCCTGATTATGATAAAAGCTTTTTATTAGAAGACAGCGAGCTTACTTCTAAAGGTGGATCAGGTGAAGTGTATGAAGAGCTTGACGCTCTTTATGAAGAAGCGAAGAACATTATATTGGCTGAGAAGAAGACATCTATCTCATATCTTCAAAGAAGATTGCAGATAGGTTATAACAGATCTGCTAATATTATTGAACAATTGGAACAAAATGGAGTACTTTCAGAACCAAACTCTAAAGGTATCAGAGAGATAATCTAA
- the flgL gene encoding flagellar hook-associated protein FlgL: MRITQSMYYQNLSPDKSNIAQKLFDVNKQISSGSKIQYAYEAPTTFAETLKLDDELQTFDQVIKSVDSGLKFSQQTDSTIGEFTKTLDQFKTKLIQAASSANSDVSMQALASEMRGIESHLRNLANTSVNGQYLFSGSLVDQKPIDQNGNYSGNADSMTSFLGSNVRQAYNISGADLFLGEESTTKRKITTNVKHLNQTLLYPDVMVDPTQPRSSAKEEYITTSDTIRDLVGDNDTVVDTVNAQNHFYISGTKHDGSTFKTIVDMKDNETVGDLLDKIGKAFGNTSANKVVDVTLNNYGQIEIEDNLPGSSKLDFHMIGNVDPAGAVTNLDTLNSNGTRVVEFTKSEISGYQTTVGQQRNPYNPDSFILNMDLRTKTDAMASPATLLTDVFRSDISSITLGGTRTDGTPNATTFNVTATSTVQDLVNAINTSYQVAPDDLTVSVVNGRINFNTTSGQNNIDVQLTANDAATNPLRALASNASISYDDAKFTKSGSHLLSNVPQIVKADNSFATYQTKLSEVGAYAPFVDAGGGVTQQLKLSGIDINGNPFDAQIDLAEGGSTFSVNGSPNYTIFDMSTPRAAVNGNDMTYKQLTDVVNMIVSNTLPATTNTATDYDAAITTSLNSSVVTLDNKGQINFEQTGANTTKADISFYDANSTDFTKGGSALEFNSNSSLTISDPKTDFFAQIDEIIKSVEQQKMRADTETGDLRNIGIQNAIQMVDDLNDHMSKEQSQSGVQSQSLIAASDRTQMLKVSTTSIRSDVIDTDIADATLKLNQLQLNYQAIYSSISKVAKLSLVNYL, translated from the coding sequence GTGCGAATAACGCAAAGTATGTATTACCAGAATCTAAGCCCGGATAAAAGTAATATTGCTCAAAAACTTTTTGATGTCAATAAGCAGATCTCTTCTGGTTCTAAGATCCAGTATGCATATGAAGCTCCTACGACATTTGCAGAGACTTTAAAACTGGATGATGAACTTCAAACGTTTGATCAAGTCATAAAAAGTGTTGACAGCGGATTGAAGTTTTCTCAGCAAACGGATTCTACGATAGGAGAGTTTACCAAGACTCTTGACCAGTTCAAGACTAAACTTATCCAAGCAGCTTCGAGTGCAAACTCTGATGTCAGTATGCAGGCTCTTGCATCTGAGATGAGAGGTATAGAAAGCCACTTAAGAAACTTGGCAAATACTTCCGTAAACGGTCAATATCTGTTTTCAGGCTCGCTAGTGGATCAAAAACCTATTGATCAAAACGGAAACTATAGCGGTAACGCTGATTCTATGACATCGTTCTTAGGTTCAAATGTCCGTCAAGCATATAATATCTCCGGGGCGGATCTTTTCTTAGGGGAAGAGAGTACGACAAAAAGAAAGATCACTACTAACGTAAAACATCTTAACCAGACACTTCTTTATCCGGATGTCATGGTCGACCCTACACAGCCGAGAAGCTCTGCAAAAGAGGAGTATATAACCACAAGCGATACTATTAGAGATCTTGTCGGAGATAACGATACTGTCGTTGATACAGTAAACGCTCAAAATCACTTTTATATCAGCGGGACGAAGCATGACGGTTCGACTTTTAAAACAATTGTAGATATGAAAGATAATGAGACTGTCGGAGATCTGTTAGATAAGATAGGAAAAGCATTCGGTAACACATCTGCAAACAAAGTAGTTGATGTCACATTAAACAATTACGGGCAGATCGAGATAGAAGACAACCTTCCTGGAAGTTCTAAACTTGATTTTCATATGATCGGGAATGTCGATCCTGCTGGTGCGGTTACAAACCTAGATACTCTAAACAGTAATGGTACAAGGGTAGTGGAGTTTACGAAAAGTGAGATATCCGGTTATCAGACAACGGTCGGACAACAAAGAAACCCATACAATCCCGATAGTTTCATATTAAATATGGATCTAAGGACTAAAACAGATGCTATGGCAAGTCCTGCCACTCTTTTAACAGATGTCTTTAGATCGGATATCAGCTCGATCACTCTCGGCGGAACAAGAACTGACGGTACGCCGAACGCGACGACATTCAATGTGACAGCGACTTCGACAGTTCAGGATCTTGTCAATGCGATAAATACATCTTATCAAGTAGCACCTGATGATCTTACGGTATCGGTCGTAAACGGGCGCATCAACTTTAATACAACATCCGGGCAAAACAATATAGATGTACAGCTGACGGCTAACGATGCTGCTACTAACCCGTTAAGAGCTTTAGCGTCAAATGCAAGTATCAGTTATGATGATGCAAAGTTTACGAAATCGGGAAGCCATCTACTATCAAATGTCCCGCAGATAGTAAAAGCTGATAACTCATTTGCGACTTATCAGACAAAACTTTCAGAGGTCGGTGCATATGCACCGTTTGTCGACGCAGGAGGCGGGGTCACACAGCAGCTTAAACTGAGTGGTATAGATATAAACGGTAATCCGTTTGATGCTCAGATAGATCTTGCAGAGGGCGGTTCTACATTTTCGGTAAACGGAAGTCCAAACTATACTATCTTCGATATGTCTACACCTAGAGCCGCTGTAAACGGTAATGATATGACATATAAACAGCTGACTGACGTCGTAAATATGATAGTCAGCAATACTTTACCTGCTACGACAAACACGGCGACCGATTATGATGCAGCGATCACTACATCTTTAAATAGTTCTGTAGTCACGCTTGACAATAAGGGTCAGATCAACTTTGAACAAACAGGTGCGAATACGACAAAAGCGGACATCTCTTTTTACGATGCGAACAGTACGGACTTTACGAAAGGCGGTTCAGCTTTAGAGTTTAATTCAAACAGTTCTTTGACGATCAGTGATCCTAAGACAGACTTTTTTGCTCAGATAGATGAGATCATAAAATCAGTTGAACAGCAAAAGATGAGAGCAGATACCGAGACAGGCGATCTTAGAAATATCGGGATTCAAAACGCTATACAGATGGTCGATGATCTTAACGACCATATGTCAAAAGAGCAGTCACAATCTGGTGTACAGTCTCAATCACTAATAGCTGCTTCTGATCGTACGCAGATGTTGAAAGTAAGTACGACAAGCATACGCTCTGATGTTATCGATACTGATATCGCAGATGCAACATTAAAACTCAATCAGTTACAGTTAAACTATCAAGCTATCTACTCGTCAATATCGAAAGTCGCTAAACTTTCGTTGGTCAATTATCTATAG
- the bluB gene encoding 5,6-dimethylbenzimidazole synthase, whose protein sequence is MNFTKKQSQTLNNIIVARRDVRGNNFLSKKIKKKQIDKILSAGIHAPSVGFSQPWKFVVIKNEKVKNKIYKNFQDSYEKSKKHFQDRELYNSLKLEGIKETPINIAVFYKKPYKKILGQTSSKKMGEYSVVCAIENMWLMARSLNIGIGWVSIIDHKKVQKTLGVDNGYKLVGYLCVGYVKEFLELPELESLKWEEKKTLKEVVSWV, encoded by the coding sequence ATGAACTTCACTAAAAAGCAATCACAAACATTAAACAATATCATCGTCGCAAGACGCGATGTACGCGGTAATAACTTTTTATCTAAAAAAATAAAGAAGAAACAAATCGATAAGATACTCAGTGCCGGCATACATGCGCCTTCTGTGGGCTTTTCCCAGCCTTGGAAGTTCGTAGTGATAAAAAACGAGAAAGTGAAAAACAAGATCTATAAAAATTTTCAAGACTCTTATGAAAAGAGTAAAAAACATTTTCAAGACAGAGAACTTTATAACAGTTTAAAGCTCGAAGGGATCAAAGAGACACCCATAAACATAGCTGTTTTTTACAAGAAACCCTATAAAAAAATATTGGGTCAGACAAGTTCTAAGAAAATGGGCGAATACAGCGTCGTCTGTGCCATTGAAAATATGTGGCTTATGGCAAGAAGTCTCAATATCGGGATCGGCTGGGTCAGCATAATAGACCATAAAAAGGTACAAAAGACACTAGGAGTAGATAATGGCTACAAACTCGTAGGATACCTGTGTGTCGGATATGTAAAAGAGTTCTTAGAGCTTCCGGAACTTGAAAGCTTAAAATGGGAAGAGAAAAAGACACTCAAAGAGGTGGTCTCTTGGGTATAA
- a CDS encoding phosphotransferase, which produces MGIKTAISKDDLPLKYQGISLVQTTDGVSDSVYLLEEKFVLKIFESPSLEIVENEKKLLQMTSTLKVPEIVDSFYIREKPAVIYTQIAGQSVDKPQTDQIRQISRFLKEFHSLTKTLKSSNTILFSKNRLETLIMNSGNDELLKHFNSINIELKEDGIIHGDLFCDNAKFQNGLLSGVYDFSEACNGDFIFDLGVTAVSWCFEGHSLHKEKLEALRSSYSLDLEYDRFKEYIKYALLYYATTRYINNRDYKELLMKLENL; this is translated from the coding sequence TTGGGTATAAAAACGGCAATCAGTAAAGATGACCTGCCCTTAAAATATCAAGGGATTAGCCTTGTCCAAACGACAGACGGAGTCAGTGACAGTGTCTATCTGCTTGAAGAGAAGTTTGTACTTAAGATATTTGAATCCCCTTCTTTAGAGATCGTAGAGAATGAAAAGAAGCTTTTACAAATGACATCTACGCTGAAAGTCCCTGAGATCGTAGATAGTTTTTACATAAGAGAAAAACCTGCTGTTATCTATACACAGATAGCAGGACAAAGTGTAGATAAACCTCAAACAGATCAGATCAGGCAGATAAGCAGATTTTTAAAAGAGTTTCATTCGCTTACAAAGACCCTAAAATCATCAAATACGATCTTGTTTTCTAAAAACAGACTAGAAACATTGATCATGAACTCCGGAAACGACGAACTTTTAAAACACTTCAATAGCATAAACATCGAGTTAAAAGAGGACGGTATCATACACGGCGATCTCTTCTGCGACAATGCGAAGTTTCAAAACGGTCTCTTAAGCGGAGTATATGACTTTAGCGAAGCGTGTAACGGCGACTTTATATTTGACCTTGGAGTCACAGCCGTATCATGGTGTTTTGAGGGACATAGCCTGCATAAAGAAAAGCTGGAGGCGTTAAGATCAAGTTACAGCTTAGATCTAGAGTATGACAGATTTAAAGAGTATATCAAATACGCTTTGTTATATTACGCCACCACAAGATACATAAACAACAGGGACTATAAAGAGTTACTGATGAAATTGGAAAATCTATGA
- a CDS encoding aminotransferase class I/II-fold pyridoxal phosphate-dependent enzyme, with amino-acid sequence MNFTHGGDIKGFALDLGCTQEEVVDLSSNINFIKPKNKIDFNALDISSYPGYEELYRSIAALYDVDTRQIELFNGGSSAIFSLFRHFKTKDVSIYSPAYLEYKKAAVTFGYRIELINRFTDMDRPVKEGSLVVFVNPSTPEGTFYEIDTLMKQWIEKKCTILIDESFLDFTPYPSALKYLQSYDDIYILKSMTKFYSSAGIRIGAVISSKENIQELKQTQPLWKISQFDSHYIQEMLKDEEFTDISKTLNTLNKEYLIKILQEFRYTQQVFDSSANFVLLQLKGMDAQTFQELLKPYRIMVRDCSNFDFLDKSYVRIAVKSTDDLEKLAIGLQNIVL; translated from the coding sequence ATGAACTTTACACACGGCGGAGATATAAAAGGGTTTGCTTTAGACCTCGGATGTACCCAAGAAGAGGTAGTCGACCTCTCATCCAATATCAACTTTATAAAACCAAAGAACAAGATAGACTTCAATGCTCTGGATATCTCATCTTATCCTGGCTATGAAGAGCTCTACAGAAGTATAGCGGCTCTTTATGATGTAGATACCCGGCAGATCGAACTCTTTAACGGTGGAAGCAGTGCTATCTTTTCGCTATTTAGACACTTTAAGACAAAAGATGTGAGCATATACTCCCCTGCATATCTCGAGTATAAAAAAGCTGCTGTAACGTTTGGATATAGGATCGAATTGATAAACAGGTTTACAGATATGGACAGACCTGTAAAAGAGGGTTCATTAGTCGTGTTTGTAAATCCGAGCACTCCTGAGGGGACTTTTTATGAGATCGATACTCTCATGAAACAATGGATAGAAAAAAAATGTACTATCTTGATAGATGAGTCTTTTTTGGACTTTACTCCCTACCCTTCAGCCCTAAAATATCTGCAGAGTTATGATGATATCTATATCTTAAAATCGATGACGAAGTTTTACAGCAGTGCAGGCATAAGAATCGGTGCCGTCATCTCTTCAAAAGAAAATATACAAGAACTCAAACAGACCCAACCGCTTTGGAAGATATCACAGTTTGACAGTCACTACATTCAAGAGATGCTCAAAGATGAAGAGTTTACCGATATATCAAAAACTCTCAATACTCTCAACAAAGAGTATCTTATAAAGATACTTCAAGAGTTCAGATATACACAGCAGGTCTTTGACTCTTCGGCAAATTTTGTCTTACTGCAATTGAAAGGTATGGATGCCCAGACATTTCAAGAACTCTTAAAACCCTACAGGATCATGGTGCGTGATTGTTCTAATTTTGACTTTTTAGATAAAAGCTATGTCAGGATCGCTGTTAAAAGCACAGATGATCTAGAAAAACTTGCAATTGGTCTACAAAACATTGTACTTTGA
- the cbiB gene encoding adenosylcobinamide-phosphate synthase CbiB, producing MVYKTLYFDVMFIAFAIDRVFGEFKYIRHPVVLMGDFILWFEKRFYKDSVLQGLYLTLSLLALVFITAFTIDYFVDNVFVLGLIASSGIASKMLYDSVKEIKSDPRKIKYLVSRDTKELSPSEINKAAVETYAENLSDGVIAPLFYLFFFGITGLFLYKAINTLDSMVGYKNERYEKFGKVSARVDDIANYIPARITALLIGVLFLSTKALKNCWRYGARHESPNAGYPISAMGWSIGVRLGGPTSYFGKIKEKPYFSEGIKEIRTQSIDKAISFRLRFDILMLVSALISLF from the coding sequence TTGGTCTACAAAACATTGTACTTTGATGTGATGTTCATAGCCTTTGCTATCGATAGGGTTTTCGGCGAGTTCAAGTATATAAGACATCCCGTAGTGTTGATGGGAGATTTTATACTCTGGTTTGAAAAGAGATTTTACAAAGACAGTGTTCTGCAGGGTCTTTACCTGACATTATCACTTCTTGCTCTGGTTTTCATCACGGCTTTTACAATCGATTATTTCGTTGATAACGTCTTTGTCTTAGGTCTTATAGCTTCGAGCGGGATCGCATCTAAGATGCTGTATGACAGTGTAAAAGAGATAAAGAGCGACCCACGGAAGATAAAATACCTTGTAAGCAGGGACACAAAAGAGCTAAGCCCCTCAGAGATAAACAAAGCAGCCGTCGAGACATACGCAGAAAACCTAAGCGACGGTGTTATCGCTCCGCTTTTTTATCTGTTTTTCTTTGGTATAACCGGACTGTTTTTATATAAAGCGATAAACACTCTCGATTCTATGGTCGGATACAAAAATGAAAGATATGAGAAGTTCGGCAAAGTGTCGGCAAGAGTCGATGATATAGCCAACTATATACCCGCTCGTATCACGGCTTTACTTATAGGCGTTTTGTTTTTGAGTACAAAAGCTTTAAAAAACTGCTGGAGATACGGAGCACGTCATGAAAGTCCCAATGCAGGATATCCCATAAGTGCAATGGGATGGAGTATCGGCGTAAGACTAGGCGGACCGACATCCTATTTTGGAAAAATAAAAGAGAAACCCTACTTTAGTGAGGGTATCAAAGAGATAAGGACACAGAGTATAGACAAAGCTATCTCTTTTCGTCTAAGATTTGACATCTTGATGCTTGTCTCAGCTCTGATATCTCTTTTTTAG
- a CDS encoding AAA family ATPase produces the protein MQNGKNSSEFSSKIEEVLNENLFDQEDAVKILTKTLLQANLLKSKNRVRALFTFIGLPNTGKHYLSQLLLQADSEIESIKTFNMDQYSGNFAIGMEQLNSPLIESEVISFVEEHPKCILFFEDIEKADLQVQLSLYTLFASDEKSTVDFSNVIVIVSTTRLGLLIQRQDLRELMKSDPLQAHTFLMERLSHEYMMVNGNKEEAFDKKLLSLLNEHTVIPFNRLSLSTLIKIGARTMHQMSQSFTKESGIEIEYTSVDKFVSLLTLSLAPYINARHIIKKLPELMFSKIYDAIKLDANVKQIDFKVSKASGKFVDDALKDQNLLLKKISKQHKRITLEWDLKEKDGVVICSIKNAFYSEEKLGTLSEDVLHVSDIRFEDVAGQQRVKNELLEVLALLKEPERLQHFDMPPPKGMFLYGPQGMGKKLLARAFAYESDMPYIVINGADLFDSAKIHKVYAQAYGSAPSIVILEDIDVQGFLGGVISRMNITPLVEELDALTQSFESPVFTIATLGDIANIPDELNKAGRIDIRIEVPKLDIEARRFFIEEVLKKPHDEAIDVERVVRYISGLGGNELKRIGQEAALNAARKGLKELTEEILLEQINIIKYGTKLENKQIRDIETSMAKTAYHEAGHAVLSYILLPNIKIEQVTVAPRSETLGFVSYHNEDYVDATSKEELFNDVCVLLAGRIAKMEKFGESGIETGAISDLEVASMQVYAAIALFGMDDELGYINVAGIESVYDRKVLSKKIEDRMLVWIDDAKKKTKKEVKRLWPAIEAVAKQLIAKEVIDGEELKDIINKEIKKHKKG, from the coding sequence ATGCAAAACGGCAAAAACAGTAGTGAGTTCAGCAGTAAGATCGAGGAGGTCTTAAACGAGAACCTGTTTGATCAAGAAGATGCAGTAAAGATCTTGACAAAAACATTATTACAGGCCAATCTTCTAAAAAGCAAAAACAGAGTCAGAGCTCTTTTTACATTTATAGGACTGCCAAATACCGGTAAGCACTATCTCTCTCAATTACTTTTGCAGGCGGATAGCGAGATCGAAAGTATTAAAACGTTCAATATGGATCAGTATAGCGGCAACTTTGCTATAGGCATGGAACAGTTAAACTCTCCGCTTATAGAATCAGAAGTGATCTCCTTTGTGGAAGAACATCCAAAATGTATACTCTTTTTTGAAGATATAGAAAAAGCCGATCTTCAAGTCCAACTTTCGCTTTATACGCTTTTTGCAAGTGATGAAAAAAGTACTGTAGATTTTTCAAATGTGATCGTTATTGTGAGTACTACAAGGCTCGGTCTGCTTATTCAGCGCCAGGATCTGCGTGAGTTGATGAAAAGCGATCCACTACAGGCACACACTTTCTTAATGGAAAGATTGAGCCATGAATATATGATGGTTAACGGCAATAAGGAAGAGGCATTCGATAAAAAACTGTTGTCACTTTTAAACGAGCATACAGTCATACCGTTTAACCGCCTGAGTTTAAGTACACTTATCAAGATCGGTGCAAGGACAATGCATCAGATGTCACAAAGTTTTACGAAAGAGAGCGGCATAGAGATCGAATATACAAGTGTAGATAAGTTCGTATCGCTTCTTACCTTGTCGTTAGCTCCATATATCAATGCACGACATATCATAAAAAAACTGCCTGAATTGATGTTTAGCAAGATTTATGATGCAATAAAGCTTGATGCGAATGTAAAACAGATAGATTTTAAAGTATCCAAAGCATCAGGCAAGTTTGTCGACGATGCCCTAAAAGACCAAAACCTGCTTCTTAAAAAGATCAGTAAACAGCACAAAAGGATCACACTCGAATGGGACCTGAAAGAAAAAGACGGTGTCGTTATATGTTCGATAAAAAATGCTTTTTATAGCGAAGAGAAGCTTGGGACGTTAAGCGAAGATGTCTTACATGTATCAGATATCAGGTTTGAGGATGTTGCCGGACAGCAAAGAGTGAAAAACGAGCTTTTAGAGGTACTTGCACTCTTAAAAGAGCCGGAGAGACTGCAGCATTTTGATATGCCGCCTCCAAAAGGGATGTTCCTGTACGGACCTCAGGGAATGGGAAAAAAACTGCTCGCACGTGCTTTTGCCTATGAGAGCGATATGCCCTATATCGTCATAAACGGTGCAGATCTTTTTGATTCAGCAAAGATACATAAAGTGTATGCTCAGGCATACGGTTCCGCACCATCAATCGTGATACTTGAAGACATCGATGTCCAAGGCTTTTTAGGCGGTGTGATCTCCCGTATGAACATCACGCCTCTTGTCGAAGAACTCGATGCTCTGACGCAAAGTTTCGAGTCTCCGGTCTTTACTATCGCTACACTCGGTGATATCGCAAATATTCCTGATGAACTTAACAAAGCGGGGCGTATCGATATACGTATAGAGGTACCTAAACTTGATATCGAAGCGCGTAGATTTTTCATAGAAGAAGTACTTAAAAAGCCTCATGACGAAGCTATCGACGTTGAAAGAGTGGTGCGTTATATCTCAGGTCTCGGCGGAAACGAACTTAAAAGAATAGGGCAGGAAGCTGCACTGAATGCTGCGAGAAAAGGCTTAAAAGAGCTGACGGAAGAGATACTTCTTGAGCAGATAAACATCATAAAATACGGCACAAAACTGGAAAATAAACAGATACGCGATATCGAGACCTCTATGGCAAAGACAGCTTATCATGAAGCAGGTCATGCGGTACTTTCATACATCCTTCTGCCAAATATCAAGATCGAGCAGGTGACCGTCGCCCCGCGTAGTGAAACTTTAGGATTTGTCTCATATCACAACGAAGACTATGTCGATGCGACTTCTAAAGAGGAGTTGTTTAACGATGTCTGCGTATTGCTTGCCGGTAGAATAGCAAAGATGGAAAAATTCGGTGAATCCGGGATCGAGACAGGTGCCATCAGTGACTTAGAAGTCGCAAGCATGCAGGTCTATGCGGCAATCGCACTTTTTGGTATGGATGATGAACTTGGATATATCAATGTGGCCGGGATAGAATCCGTATATGACAGAAAAGTGTTGTCCAAAAAGATAGAAGATCGAATGCTGGTATGGATAGATGACGCAAAAAAGAAGACAAAAAAAGAGGTCAAACGACTATGGCCTGCCATAGAAGCGGTAGCAAAACAGCTGATCGCAAAAGAAGTGATTGACGGCGAAGAGTTAAAAGATATCATAAACAAAGAGATCAAAAAACACAAGAAAGGATAG